Proteins found in one Candidatus Saganbacteria bacterium genomic segment:
- the tnpA gene encoding IS200/IS605 family transposase — MNAYLPRIYSQVEIRIEDMLYHYTFRTYKGLPLLEDKKLIGFLMNTFHEIGNEKGFKIVECEILCDHVHALIEHNYILSSSLVMKNLKGISARRLFQKYPTNRFDIRKLWGRSFHARKIGADEKDSVISYIIGQRDENGIDKRF, encoded by the coding sequence TTGAACGCTTATTTACCGCGAATTTATTCGCAGGTTGAAATTAGGATAGAAGATATGCTCTATCATTATACTTTTAGAACTTATAAGGGATTGCCTTTGCTCGAGGACAAAAAGCTAATAGGGTTTCTCATGAACACTTTTCACGAAATTGGGAACGAGAAGGGGTTTAAAATAGTTGAGTGTGAAATATTATGTGATCATGTCCATGCATTAATCGAACATAATTATATACTAAGTTCTTCTTTGGTAATGAAGAACTTAAAAGGTATTTCAGCGCGAAGGTTGTTTCAAAAATATCCAACTAATAGATTTGATATCAGAAAGTTGTGGGGCCGATCTTTTCACGCTCGAAAGATTGGCGCCGATGAAAAAGATAGCGTAATAAGTTATATAATAGGGCAAAGAGATGAAAATGGGATTGATAAAAGATTTTAA
- a CDS encoding DUF1957 domain-containing protein produces the protein MKGYFALILHAHLPFVRHPEYDDFLEEDWLYEAITETYIPILNAFEGLLRDNVDFRITMSVTPTLAAMLSDELLQNRYIKHIESLIELSYKEIERTRWEPAFNYLAHMYNNKFIEARVAYVERYNRNLINGFKKFQDLGKLEIITCGATHGFLPLMEKNPTAVRAQIKVAAADYERHFGRRPQGIWLPECGYHPGHDQILKDEGIRYFILDTHGILHGSPRPKYGVFAPVYCKSGVAAFGRDMETGKAVWSAEEGYPGDYVYREFYRDIGFDLDFDYIRKYVSVDGTRVNTGIKYYRITGPGNHKEPYNPEWAMSRAADHAGNFVFNRSKQIEHIESWLGKKPIIVSPYDAELFGHWWYEGPDWINYVLRKAHFDQDAFRMTTPGEYLRENPKNQISTPSMSSWGHKGYAEVWLEGSNDWIYRHMHKAEDRMVELANSIRSADGLQLRALNQLARELLLAQSSDWAFIMKTGTVVPYAIKRFKDHIERFTKLYESIRSNNIDENFLRDIEYKDNIFPIIDYKVYQS, from the coding sequence TTGAAAGGATACTTCGCTTTAATTTTGCACGCCCACTTGCCATTCGTTAGGCATCCCGAGTATGATGATTTCCTTGAGGAAGACTGGCTATATGAAGCGATAACCGAAACATATATACCGATCTTGAACGCATTCGAAGGCTTGTTGCGCGATAATGTCGATTTCAGGATAACCATGTCTGTTACCCCGACTTTAGCTGCGATGTTATCGGATGAATTGCTCCAGAATCGCTACATCAAACATATCGAATCACTAATTGAGCTTTCGTATAAAGAAATAGAGCGAACAAGATGGGAACCGGCTTTCAATTATTTGGCGCATATGTACAATAATAAATTCATCGAAGCGCGCGTTGCGTATGTCGAAAGATATAACCGCAATTTGATAAATGGTTTTAAGAAATTCCAAGATCTCGGAAAACTGGAAATAATAACCTGCGGCGCGACACACGGGTTTTTGCCGCTTATGGAAAAAAATCCTACGGCTGTTCGAGCGCAGATCAAAGTTGCCGCAGCTGATTATGAAAGGCATTTCGGGAGGCGTCCACAAGGGATATGGCTTCCCGAATGCGGTTATCATCCGGGGCATGATCAAATTTTAAAAGATGAGGGGATCAGATATTTTATTCTTGATACTCATGGGATACTCCATGGGTCGCCACGGCCTAAATATGGAGTATTTGCCCCGGTTTATTGCAAGAGCGGAGTCGCGGCGTTCGGGCGCGATATGGAAACGGGGAAAGCTGTCTGGAGCGCCGAAGAAGGTTATCCCGGAGATTATGTTTATCGGGAATTTTATAGGGATATCGGATTCGACCTCGATTTCGATTACATCAGGAAATATGTGAGCGTAGATGGGACCAGGGTTAATACAGGGATAAAATATTATAGGATAACAGGTCCCGGTAACCATAAAGAACCGTATAATCCTGAATGGGCAATGTCTCGTGCGGCGGACCACGCGGGAAATTTTGTTTTCAATCGGTCAAAGCAGATCGAGCATATAGAATCATGGCTTGGGAAGAAACCTATTATTGTATCTCCGTATGATGCAGAACTTTTCGGCCATTGGTGGTATGAGGGCCCGGATTGGATAAATTATGTCTTAAGAAAAGCTCATTTCGATCAGGATGCTTTTCGCATGACAACTCCGGGAGAATACTTGAGAGAAAATCCAAAGAACCAAATTTCGACTCCTTCAATGTCTTCATGGGGACATAAAGGATACGCGGAAGTTTGGCTTGAGGGGAGCAATGATTGGATATACAGGCATATGCACAAAGCTGAAGACCGAATGGTAGAATTGGCTAACAGCATAAGATCGGCAGACGGCTTACAGCTTCGGGCGCTCAATCAGTTAGCTCGAGAATTATTGCTGGCTCAATCATCAGACTGGGCATTTATTATGAAAACAGGAACTGTTGTACCTTATGCTATCAAACGATTTAAAGACCATATCGAAAGATTTACAAAACTATACGAAAGTATTCGGTCCAATAATATTGATGAAAATTTCTTGAGAGATATTGAATATAAGGATAATATTTTTCCAATAATTGATTACAAGGTATACCAATCATGA
- a CDS encoding DUF4912 domain-containing protein produces MRIKKKATRSPKAKKSPKTFKGKVKPAVKKQAKKKAFPISISTIPEQRIEESKYIPSLSPVIQKFEQEKGFEFPQGYNDNQIVLMIRDPYWLYSYWELNNKRIDEIKNELGNKFSRAALILRVYDASKWNFFDINIYGYTGNWHINVGRPNTSFLVDIGFLTPDGYFICAARSNIVVTPRDRMSEVIDEEWMIPDWERMYKLSGGHAPSSWITSSLRRRL; encoded by the coding sequence ATGCGTATCAAAAAGAAAGCGACAAGATCGCCAAAGGCAAAAAAAAGCCCAAAAACTTTTAAGGGAAAAGTAAAACCTGCCGTAAAAAAACAAGCTAAGAAAAAGGCTTTCCCTATCTCGATTTCGACTATTCCTGAACAGAGAATAGAAGAAAGTAAATATATACCGAGCTTAAGCCCCGTCATCCAAAAATTCGAACAGGAGAAGGGATTTGAATTTCCACAAGGATATAACGACAACCAGATCGTATTGATGATCAGGGACCCTTATTGGCTCTATTCTTATTGGGAATTGAACAATAAGCGCATTGATGAGATAAAGAACGAATTGGGAAATAAATTTTCGCGAGCGGCTTTGATACTGCGAGTTTACGATGCGTCAAAATGGAATTTTTTCGATATAAATATCTATGGATATACAGGCAACTGGCATATCAATGTTGGCCGTCCAAATACTTCTTTCTTGGTAGATATAGGCTTTTTAACGCCCGATGGATATTTTATTTGCGCAGCGAGGAGCAATATAGTTGTGACGCCGCGCGATAGGATGTCCGAAGTTATAGACGAAGAATGGATGATCCCCGATTGGGAGCGGATGTATAAGCTGTCCGGCGGGCATGCCCCGTCTTCGTGGATAACATCATCCTTGCGAAGAAGGTTATAG
- the galT gene encoding galactose-1-phosphate uridylyltransferase, translating to MPELRKDPISDRWVVISTERGRRPSDFGGVSVGEPVDDSSKCPLCEGHEDKTPPEIIAWRKSDSLPNTPGWQVRVVPNKFPALVIEGDVNRSGIGIYDMMSGIGAHEVLIETTKHHLSLADMEESNIEKVLWAYKQRLVDLGKDQRFRYMLIFKNYGSAAGASLNHPHSQLIATPITPRYVKLELHNARVYFHEKERCLFCDLIRQELGSGERLIYENEYFVGFAPFASRFPFETWILPRRHHSSFQAQSDEERMQLARCLKDILSRLKKTLNDPPYNYVLHTSPNPVLRPGKPDYWGTIEYDFHWHIEVIPRLTKQAGFEWGSGLYINPTSPEEAAKYLREII from the coding sequence ATGCCTGAATTGCGCAAAGATCCGATTTCCGATAGGTGGGTCGTGATTTCGACCGAACGTGGGCGAAGGCCTTCAGATTTTGGAGGCGTTTCAGTTGGCGAGCCGGTAGATGATTCGAGCAAGTGCCCATTATGCGAAGGACACGAGGATAAAACCCCGCCTGAAATTATTGCTTGGCGCAAAAGCGACTCACTCCCAAATACTCCAGGATGGCAGGTAAGGGTTGTCCCTAATAAATTCCCTGCTTTAGTGATCGAAGGTGATGTTAACCGTTCCGGCATAGGCATCTATGACATGATGTCCGGCATCGGCGCGCATGAAGTACTTATTGAAACCACAAAACATCATTTGTCTTTGGCGGATATGGAAGAATCAAATATCGAAAAAGTATTGTGGGCGTACAAACAGAGATTAGTTGACCTTGGCAAAGACCAAAGATTCCGATATATGCTCATATTTAAAAACTATGGGAGTGCGGCCGGTGCGTCACTAAATCATCCTCATTCGCAATTGATCGCTACTCCTATCACTCCTCGATATGTGAAATTGGAATTGCATAATGCAAGGGTGTATTTCCATGAAAAAGAAAGATGCTTATTCTGCGATCTTATAAGGCAAGAACTTGGATCGGGTGAAAGGCTTATTTACGAGAATGAATACTTCGTAGGTTTTGCGCCGTTCGCTTCAAGATTCCCTTTCGAAACATGGATCTTGCCAAGGCGCCACCACTCAAGCTTCCAAGCACAGTCTGACGAAGAAAGGATGCAGCTTGCCCGTTGTTTGAAAGATATTTTATCAAGGCTCAAAAAGACCTTGAACGACCCCCCGTATAATTATGTATTGCATACTTCTCCAAATCCAGTGTTGCGCCCGGGAAAACCGGATTATTGGGGAACGATAGAATACGATTTCCACTGGCATATAGAAGTGATACCAAGGCTCACCAAACAAGCAGGTTTTGAATGGGGATCCGGACTTTATATCAACCCGACATCACCCGAAGAGGCCGCAAAATATTTAAGAGAAATAATTTAA
- a CDS encoding DUF1926 domain-containing protein: MLQAEMDLYKGQCNCAYWHGVFGGLYLANLRHGIYEHLIKAENALQKLQRGDKKYTELLLSDFDKDGSEEVILSNPYLNLYFSPNHGGTLFELDYKPADFNLSNVLTRREEAYHKKIMDAKVQGTSASHGTQSIHDIVNIKEKDIDKFLIYDTCRRSSLRDRFFQLGTSLEELKGERYTELSDGVDSPYSFYPLRKGNEAQVSLSRNAQILGKHVKLTKTVLISSGQSIINIDYEIINLSDGSLEFAYGSEFNMTLLASDAPDRYIKVYGKERMNSEGTDNNINEYKLVDEWKGFSVSFESEKECELIRYPIETVSQSESGFERNYQGTCMVMVWNLALAPQKNWKNRVSIRLES; the protein is encoded by the coding sequence TTGCTTCAAGCCGAAATGGACCTTTATAAGGGCCAATGCAATTGCGCTTATTGGCATGGGGTTTTTGGCGGACTATATCTTGCGAACTTGAGGCATGGTATCTACGAGCATTTGATAAAAGCCGAAAATGCTCTTCAAAAACTTCAAAGAGGGGATAAAAAGTACACCGAACTATTGCTTTCGGATTTTGACAAAGATGGAAGTGAGGAAGTTATTCTTTCAAACCCATATCTTAACCTTTATTTCTCGCCGAATCACGGTGGAACCCTTTTCGAACTTGATTACAAACCGGCGGATTTCAATTTGTCCAATGTTTTGACGAGAAGGGAAGAGGCTTACCACAAAAAAATAATGGACGCCAAGGTCCAGGGGACTTCCGCCTCGCATGGGACACAAAGCATCCATGATATCGTAAATATCAAAGAAAAAGATATCGATAAATTCCTCATCTATGATACCTGCAGGAGATCGTCCCTGCGCGACAGGTTTTTCCAGCTTGGCACAAGCCTTGAGGAGTTAAAAGGCGAAAGATACACCGAACTTTCCGATGGAGTTGACAGCCCATATAGTTTTTATCCTTTAAGAAAGGGAAACGAAGCGCAGGTCAGTCTTTCAAGAAATGCCCAAATATTAGGCAAACATGTCAAACTTACAAAAACGGTTTTGATTTCATCGGGTCAGAGCATCATCAACATTGATTACGAAATAATTAATCTATCTGACGGATCGCTTGAATTTGCATATGGGTCCGAATTTAACATGACATTGCTTGCGTCTGACGCACCCGATAGGTATATCAAAGTTTATGGAAAAGAGAGGATGAACAGCGAGGGGACAGACAACAATATAAATGAATATAAGCTTGTTGACGAGTGGAAAGGTTTTAGTGTATCATTTGAGTCTGAAAAAGAATGTGAATTGATAAGATATCCGATCGAAACCGTGTCACAATCCGAATCCGGTTTTGAAAGGAATTATCAGGGCACATGCATGGTAATGGTTTGGAATTTAGCTTTGGCTCCTCAAAAAAATTGGAAGAACAGGGTCTCAATAAGATTGGAATCCTAA
- a CDS encoding glycoside hydrolase, which produces MTHQPIYLALVWHMHQPYYKDLVTNEYILPWVRLHGIKDYYDMAALLDDYPNMKATFNMVPSLVLQIDDYVNNNAKDRSLLLSEKDPMHLTDEEKVYILKNFFMANWDVMIKPYKNYHDLLLKRGRFAPNFELEKVANRFTKQEFMDLQVWFNLTWFGFNYRNHDPIVSALIAKGKGFTREEKLALLNKQIELLGKIIPKCRELQDRSQIEVTTSPFYHPILPLVCDTNVAHESMPYVKLPSVRFRHPEDAESQIQEAVKFHEQHFGKPPFGMWPSEGSVSEEMIPLVGKAGIKWIATDESILSSSLSKSPSASELYKPYHVEKDGNQVSMIFRNHFLSDQIGFVYQRWRVKEAVADFKKHLYNIRAALPDDGRKYLVSVILDGENAWEYYRDGGEEFLRGLYQGLSSDQSIIPTRVCDFIAENQVDSKIHRLFPASWINNNFKIWIGHEEDNLAWDYLSRARAALEGQENQLAWQELYVAEGSDWNWWYGDDHSSENDEVFDALFRKHLKNIYHLLGNTVPQYLDKPIKQLRALKPTREPAFYIEPALDGVVTNYYEWLSAGCFDIESSKGAMHQIETVIKALYYGFNKSTLFFRLDCALDLSTGGGSASGGQKNECQGFSFSILIYHPVEYRLKLNCGEKDCGPKLTLYKMNENEVWEKIKEMDSFGMNKIIEVGVSFSDIEAKAGDMVQFSVIIEKNGNELERWPRGGMLSVNVPTPSYEMEQWSI; this is translated from the coding sequence ATGACCCATCAGCCGATTTATCTTGCACTAGTATGGCACATGCATCAGCCTTACTATAAAGACCTTGTAACAAACGAATATATCCTTCCTTGGGTGCGCCTTCATGGTATCAAAGACTATTACGATATGGCCGCGCTTCTGGACGACTATCCCAACATGAAAGCGACTTTCAATATGGTCCCGTCTCTTGTCCTTCAAATTGATGATTATGTAAATAATAACGCGAAAGACCGAAGTCTTCTTCTTTCCGAAAAAGATCCTATGCATTTAACCGATGAAGAAAAAGTATACATCCTGAAAAATTTCTTCATGGCTAATTGGGATGTCATGATAAAACCGTACAAAAATTATCATGATCTTTTGCTTAAGAGGGGAAGATTTGCCCCAAACTTCGAATTGGAAAAAGTTGCCAATAGATTTACGAAACAAGAATTTATGGATCTTCAAGTTTGGTTTAACCTTACTTGGTTTGGGTTTAATTATAGAAATCACGACCCGATCGTTTCAGCGCTTATCGCAAAGGGGAAAGGTTTTACCCGTGAAGAAAAGCTCGCATTGCTAAATAAACAAATAGAATTGCTTGGAAAGATCATCCCGAAATGCCGCGAACTTCAAGATAGGTCTCAAATTGAGGTCACGACTTCACCTTTTTATCACCCGATACTTCCTTTGGTTTGCGATACAAATGTCGCGCATGAATCAATGCCTTATGTGAAACTTCCATCAGTCCGATTCCGCCATCCTGAAGATGCCGAAAGCCAAATACAGGAAGCCGTAAAATTCCACGAACAGCATTTTGGAAAGCCTCCGTTTGGAATGTGGCCGTCGGAAGGAAGCGTCAGCGAAGAAATGATCCCATTAGTTGGGAAAGCGGGGATAAAATGGATTGCTACCGATGAAAGTATTTTATCGAGTTCGCTTTCAAAATCTCCATCCGCGTCCGAATTATATAAGCCATATCATGTTGAAAAAGACGGAAACCAAGTCTCAATGATATTCAGGAACCATTTTCTATCCGACCAAATAGGCTTTGTTTATCAGAGGTGGAGAGTTAAAGAAGCCGTTGCCGATTTCAAGAAACATTTATACAACATCCGTGCGGCTCTGCCGGATGATGGAAGAAAATATTTGGTCTCTGTCATTCTCGATGGGGAGAACGCGTGGGAATATTATCGCGATGGAGGAGAAGAATTCTTAAGAGGACTATATCAAGGGTTGTCATCCGACCAAAGTATTATCCCAACAAGGGTTTGCGATTTTATTGCCGAAAACCAGGTGGATTCCAAGATCCATAGGTTATTTCCTGCTTCGTGGATCAACAATAATTTTAAGATCTGGATCGGACATGAAGAAGATAATCTCGCGTGGGATTATCTGTCACGAGCAAGGGCTGCTCTCGAAGGTCAGGAGAACCAATTGGCTTGGCAAGAGCTTTATGTAGCTGAAGGTTCCGATTGGAACTGGTGGTACGGGGACGACCACTCGTCGGAGAACGACGAAGTATTCGATGCATTATTCAGAAAACATTTGAAGAACATTTATCACCTATTAGGTAACACTGTGCCTCAATATTTGGATAAGCCGATAAAACAGCTAAGGGCGCTAAAGCCGACGCGCGAACCCGCTTTTTATATTGAACCAGCTTTGGACGGGGTTGTGACAAATTATTATGAATGGTTATCGGCAGGATGTTTTGATATCGAATCAAGCAAAGGCGCCATGCACCAGATCGAAACCGTAATTAAAGCTCTCTACTATGGTTTCAATAAATCAACTCTGTTTTTCAGGCTGGATTGCGCCCTTGATCTTTCCACCGGAGGCGGATCCGCCTCTGGCGGACAAAAAAATGAATGCCAAGGATTTTCATTCTCTATATTAATTTATCATCCAGTCGAATATAGGTTGAAGCTTAATTGCGGTGAAAAAGATTGCGGCCCCAAACTTACTCTATATAAAATGAACGAAAACGAAGTTTGGGAAAAAATAAAAGAGATGGATAGTTTTGGCATGAACAAGATAATAGAGGTTGGCGTGTCTTTTTCAGATATTGAAGCAAAAGCGGGAGATATGGTCCAGTTCTCGGTAATAATCGAGAAAAATGGCAACGAACTTGAAAGATGGCCGCGCGGGGGCATGTTGTCCGTCAATGTCCCGACTCCAAGCTACGAAATGGAGCAATGGTCTATATGA
- a CDS encoding type II toxin-antitoxin system HicA family toxin, whose protein sequence is MKLPNIKPKEIIKILQRAGFYIDHQSGGHITLLNDKAQKRVTLPSHPKEVKKGTLHSIIKQSGLSREEFIQLR, encoded by the coding sequence ATGAAGCTTCCTAATATAAAACCAAAAGAGATAATAAAAATATTGCAAAGAGCAGGATTTTATATTGACCATCAATCCGGCGGGCATATTACATTGTTAAATGATAAGGCCCAAAAACGAGTTACGCTTCCATCACATCCAAAAGAAGTTAAGAAGGGAACGCTTCATAGCATAATTAAGCAGTCAGGATTAAGCCGGGAAGAATTCATTCAATTAAGATAA
- a CDS encoding type II toxin-antitoxin system HicB family antitoxin, with protein sequence MKKKIKILKYTAIFEAAEEGGYTVTVPALPGVVSEGDTFEQAVDMVKDAIKCYCASLIKHGESIPREPEEEFIGIVEVPVVVPA encoded by the coding sequence ATGAAAAAGAAAATAAAAATTTTAAAGTATACTGCAATTTTTGAAGCAGCCGAAGAGGGAGGATATACTGTTACTGTTCCAGCATTGCCAGGCGTTGTTTCAGAAGGGGATACATTTGAACAAGCCGTGGATATGGTCAAAGATGCCATAAAGTGCTACTGCGCAAGTTTAATTAAGCATGGCGAATCGATCCCCAGGGAACCGGAGGAAGAATTTATTGGCATCGTTGAGGTGCCGGTGGTTGTTCCTGCATGA
- a CDS encoding HEAT repeat domain-containing protein — translation MAEIIIETAPEKYRKFLRIADAHEGLTGYDGKINDNSEALNAAENFCSQDRPRCSEFLEFLEGSGYALPQIRAKIDAADNALEKDIKAQIEKLSSSEYKAPEEALPRLIEWLIDAKTPDMLKGRIIDAFIERLSNAKDLLDNYDFIREIIVALGNAKNKKATQVLLKFAGYTGYMHSKPFSKVSAEALGKIGDASVAPILIGLLLNDFDVVEGLKYFKGQAKPALIGLLAKEKKSEKKVLIIEALGEVGDDSLSLILIECLKNNDPKIRIAAIDALGDLKIIAAKSRLLELLKSKNSEIRHAARESLGKISGEDIEEELYAPPRKISLKLSEALRLLEKAKSDKERSAIWRKTRTLFCQRAGDEYVATFIFREIPKGAATAQLFLENSRQGKGAIKGGKLTVSLCKEAIKC, via the coding sequence ATGGCAGAAATAATAATTGAAACCGCGCCGGAAAAATATAGGAAATTCTTGAGGATCGCCGACGCCCATGAAGGGCTTACAGGGTACGATGGGAAAATAAATGACAACAGCGAAGCCTTGAATGCGGCAGAGAACTTCTGCTCCCAAGATCGGCCAAGGTGTTCTGAATTTTTAGAGTTTCTTGAAGGATCGGGATATGCCCTGCCGCAGATCCGTGCCAAAATAGACGCGGCGGATAATGCCTTAGAGAAAGATATCAAAGCCCAAATAGAGAAATTATCAAGCAGTGAATATAAGGCGCCAGAAGAAGCTCTCCCTAGATTGATTGAATGGCTTATTGATGCCAAAACCCCTGATATGCTTAAGGGAAGGATCATTGACGCTTTTATCGAAAGATTATCCAATGCTAAAGATCTCTTGGATAATTATGATTTTATTAGAGAGATCATTGTTGCTTTGGGTAATGCAAAAAACAAAAAAGCGACACAAGTATTGCTCAAATTTGCAGGATATACAGGATATATGCATTCCAAGCCATTTTCTAAGGTATCTGCAGAAGCGCTCGGCAAGATTGGCGATGCCTCGGTCGCCCCTATCTTAATTGGCCTTTTACTTAATGATTTTGATGTCGTTGAAGGATTGAAATATTTTAAAGGGCAAGCAAAGCCTGCTCTTATCGGATTGCTGGCCAAAGAAAAAAAATCTGAAAAAAAAGTTTTGATAATTGAGGCTTTGGGGGAAGTGGGGGACGATTCATTGTCTTTAATCCTTATAGAATGCCTAAAAAATAACGATCCTAAAATTCGGATTGCCGCTATTGATGCGTTGGGGGACCTTAAAATTATTGCCGCCAAATCGCGTCTGTTGGAGTTATTAAAGAGTAAAAACAGTGAAATTCGCCATGCCGCAAGAGAAAGCCTTGGAAAAATATCGGGAGAAGATATTGAAGAAGAACTTTATGCGCCTCCTCGGAAAATAAGCTTGAAATTGTCTGAGGCGCTTAGATTGTTGGAAAAAGCTAAATCAGACAAGGAAAGGAGCGCAATTTGGAGAAAGACGCGAACTCTCTTTTGCCAAAGGGCTGGAGATGAATATGTCGCAACTTTTATTTTTAGGGAAATTCCAAAAGGCGCGGCAACCGCACAATTATTTCTGGAAAACAGCAGGCAAGGCAAAGGGGCTATCAAGGGCGGCAAACTCACTGTTAGTTTATGTAAGGAGGCTATAAAATGTTGA
- a CDS encoding DUF167 domain-containing protein, translated as MTEITLEIKVIANASRNELKGNRLYTTAPAVDNKANVAMIEMLAEEYNVKKNRIKIMRGLHSNLKVVKIL; from the coding sequence ATGACAGAAATAACATTAGAAATTAAAGTAATAGCGAACGCGAGCCGAAATGAGCTCAAGGGCAATAGGTTGTACACGACAGCACCCGCTGTCGATAACAAAGCAAACGTTGCCATGATCGAAATGCTTGCCGAAGAATACAATGTCAAAAAGAACAGGATCAAGATCATGCGCGGATTGCACTCTAACCTCAAAGTGGTAAAGATCTTGTAA